The genomic region ATACCCTGCCATATTGCGGATATTTTATAGCCGCCAGTGGAACAAGAATCGTTAATTCAGCTAAGACCGCTGCAAACCAGAACCAGCGTCTTCCTTGTTTCCTTTTTCCATGTTTCACATACTCCCTTCCGGATATGATCAGCATTTCTATTGATTGAAGCATTAACAATAACAATACTGTCTGCGTCTTCACATTTTTATGTTCCATTATTTTCTTATAATATTCTGGAGTTTTACCATCAATTCTGGAAACAAGTGTTCCGTAAAATGAAGACCGGTACGCATCTATTCTTACATGCATTCCCTTTTTCAATCCGATTCCTGACACAACCTTTTCTATGGGCCGCTCCCTGCCGTACAAGGTCACTTCATATATATCAAAATCATCATACTGCGTAACTGTATCAATCAGAACAACATCTTTTATCACGCCCTCCTGTATTTCCATCGTACGGTTACAGGTATCCAGTAACTCATGCATTCTCCATCCATAAATACTTAATGCAGCTAACAAACACACGCAAATCCAGAATACATTTACATATATTTCTATCGTCTCTTCTACTTTAAACCATATATTTCTATACCACCAGCCCGACAGTACAATCCCCATGCCTGCAATTATCATTATATATAATGTTATGCTTCCTCTTCCCATGCTCTCTCCTGTATATCTCTTATCCCAAATATGATTTCAATGTATCATTCCCCGATAACAATGTCAAAATATTTTTCAGGTCTGTTAAGCCAGATGCCGTCACTCCCTTGCCAGGGTACCGCAATTCAAAGCATCACACTTTTTATAATCCAGAATATACACCATGAAAAATCACGTTTTGCTACTGTCTTTTCGTTTTTCAATTCATATTCTGCCACCTTATATCCATCTAAATAATATGTCAACATTCCAATCTTTTCACCTTTTTTCAGCGGTGCATTCCAGTATTTTGCAAGTTCCAGCTTTGCCCGCAATTCTTCCCCGTCTCTCATAAGAATTTTAGAGTTTTCTTCCGCCGGTCTCTCAATTTTCACAGGAACATTCAAGCAATACTGATACGGCTTTTTATCATCCACGCCACCGGCAACTTTTATTTCCGGTATCTGCATTTTTTTATCTATATCCCGATATTGATAATGCTCCAGCCCATACTCCATTAACTTCCTGGTATCTTTCCATTTATATCCTTTATTATTCGGCCATCCGCATGCCAGAAGTGCCACGATAAATGTACGGTCATCCCATCTTAAACTTCCCACGTAACAGTATCCCGCATCTGCCGTAAATCCCGTCTTGCCGCTCAGTGCCCCGTCCATCATATCCAGAAATGCATTATGATTATGACACGAAAATGTACGCTTCCTGTCAGCATCCTGAAACTGATATTCCTTCGTCCGGGTCACTTCAAGAAATGTCTCCTTTTCCCCGGATGTCATAATACAGTACCGCATGATCTTCGCCAGGTCTTCCGCCGTTGTAGAATGTACGCCGCCTTCATCTTCCGCATCCAGTCCGTTCGGCGTAATGAAGTGGGTGTTCTTGCAGCCGATTTCTGCAGCTTTTGCATTCATTTCTTTTGCAAATTCTTCTACACTTCCGGCAATGCCCTCTGCCACAGCCACAGCGCTGTCATTATGCGATTCCAGCATCAGAGAATACAACAGGTCTTTGATGTAGAACACTTCCCCTTTCTGCATCCCAAGATGTACCTTCGGCTGGGACGCAGCCTGATCCGATACTTCTATCGTCTGATCCGGATGTTCCCGCAAGGATTCCAACGCAAGGATACACGTCATGATCTTCGTTGTACTTGCCATCGGACGGACCACATCTGTATCCTTCCCGAACAATACCCGGCCGCTGTCCGCATCCATCAGCACCGCCGATCTGGCATAAAGTTCTGCCGGTTCATCCCCGAACACCCGCTTCGCATTCTGTGCAGCATCATCGTTCTCCGTTCCATTCGTCTGCTTCTGTGCCTCTTTTTTCCCCGATTCGGTCAGAATCTTTCCGGCAGTCTCCGTATTCTCTGTCCACCTTTTATTCCTTGATTCCAGACTCTGTATACGGCATGCCATGCCCATGCCAGCGATCAATACCGCCAGCAATACCACCGATACGATTTTATGCGGCCGTCTTTTCATATTTCTCCACTCCGGGTATATTCCGTTAAGAAAATATATGCCCGGGAAAACAAAAAAATCACTCCACCGGCTGTCTGCCGCGTGAAATGATTTTCCATGTTATTTCCTGCCACATCTTCTATATATCTAATTTTAACTGTACTTCTTCTTCTGCTTCTTCTTTAAACGTCTCTACCTGTTCCGGATTCGGACTTGGAAGGTCAT from Dorea longicatena harbors:
- a CDS encoding D-alanyl-D-alanine carboxypeptidase family protein, translated to MKRRPHKIVSVVLLAVLIAGMGMACRIQSLESRNKRWTENTETAGKILTESGKKEAQKQTNGTENDDAAQNAKRVFGDEPAELYARSAVLMDADSGRVLFGKDTDVVRPMASTTKIMTCILALESLREHPDQTIEVSDQAASQPKVHLGMQKGEVFYIKDLLYSLMLESHNDSAVAVAEGIAGSVEEFAKEMNAKAAEIGCKNTHFITPNGLDAEDEGGVHSTTAEDLAKIMRYCIMTSGEKETFLEVTRTKEYQFQDADRKRTFSCHNHNAFLDMMDGALSGKTGFTADAGYCYVGSLRWDDRTFIVALLACGWPNNKGYKWKDTRKLMEYGLEHYQYRDIDKKMQIPEIKVAGGVDDKKPYQYCLNVPVKIERPAEENSKILMRDGEELRAKLELAKYWNAPLKKGEKIGMLTYYLDGYKVAEYELKNEKTVAKRDFSWCIFWIIKSVML